In Penicillium psychrofluorescens genome assembly, chromosome: 5, a single window of DNA contains:
- a CDS encoding uncharacterized protein (ID:PFLUO_007697-T1.cds;~source:funannotate), whose translation MSKEHCLYYTTPCETFPGSLPLGNGRLAANVISSPSHETFVLNEVTFWSGAPHTAGSGLARVADPKAELRQTQRCLLGGDYAEGKRRSEKYLESTEQNFGTNLIVGRLNVIVNGGVDSQGVTGFQRELRLDEALAEVQYDQNGHPVRRRSFMSYPHQVLVVSFESDHPEGLDLEVSFQGDSKAFAARSKNGRLEFDTQALETVHSDGACGVMGHGIVSVRSDSQEVESREGKVVVRGKKSATVFLAFTTNYQQSDDGWRERASWQIEEAAKLPVADLLAAHLADYQPLYNRMSITLGPSSGSDNARLPTDQRRQNFEPSKYADLGMFALYFHYARYLTIAGTRATSPLPMNLQGLWNDGIACQMGWSCDYHLDINTQMNFFPVLPSALPDLMQPLISYLNQLVAAGKDAARACYGCDGWVAHVFSNVWGFADPGWEISYGLNVTGGLWMATHLIEMYEYTLDETLLSETVYPILKGAAEFFLEYMIEDPETGWLLTGPAVSPENSFFVVGKEGNKEEHSVCLSPTLDVELLRDLFDFCVHATKRLNADSAFALRVQTARAKLPPFQIGKHGQLQEWLHDFEEAQPYHRHLSHTMGLCRPAQVSKRHTPRLAEAVSATLERRQDRDDLEDIEFTAALFGLNYARLGEAEKANAQIGHLVGELSFDNLLSYSKPGVAGAENDIFVVDGNFGGAAVIAEMLVRSLMPELGGPVEVDLLPALPKTWSEGTVKGMRLRGNLELDMEWSGGKLDSASFKSFSHGSMTVYYRGRSLEIPYKVNGVIELGPNLQVN comes from the coding sequence ATGTCTAAAGAGCACTGCCTTTATTACACCACTCCATGTGAAACCTTCCCAGGCAGTCTGCCACTTGGCAACGGCCGTCTTGCAGCCAACGtcatctcctcgccctcaCACGAGACCTTCGTCCTCAACGAAGTCACTTTCTGGTCTGGCGCACCACACactgcaggatctggcctGGCTCGAGTCGCTgaccccaaggccgagcTACGGCAGACACAGCGCTGTTTGCTAGGAGGCGACTATgcggaagggaagagaagatcGGAGAAATATCTTGAGAGTACAGAGCAGAATTTCGGTACCAACTTGATCGTGGGGAGGCTCAACGTTATTGTGAATGGTGGTGTTGATAGCCAAGGCGTGACCGGCTTTCAGAGAGAGCTGCGACTCGACGAGGCTCTGGCGGAGGTGCAGTATGATCAAAACGGACATCCAGtccggagaaggagctttATGAGCTATCCTCATCAGGTGCTTGTGGTGAGCTTCGAGAGCGACCATCCAGAGggccttgatctcgaggTCAGTTTTCAGGGCGACAGTAAAGCTTTTGCGGCGAGGAGTAAGAATGGGAGGCTCGAATTCGATACACAGGCGCTCGAGACCGTACACAGTGACGGAGCTTGTGGCGTCATGGGTCACGGCATTGTTAGTGTCCGCTCCGACAGCCAAGAAGTCGAAAGCAGAGAAGGCAAGGTTGTTGTAcgggggaagaagagtgcCACGGTTTTTCTCGCCTTCACAACAAACTATCAACAGAGCGACGATGGTTGGAGAGAGCGAGCGTCTTGgcagatcgaggaggccgCGAAACTGCCTGTTGCAGATCTCCTCGCAGCACACCTAGCGGACTATCAGCCCCTCTACAATCGGATGAGCATCACCCTCGGGCCCAGTTCAGGCTCGGACAATGCGAGACTGCCCACCGACCAGCGCCGGCAGAACTTCGAGCCGTCCAAATATGCAGACCTAGGCATGTTCGCGCTCTACTTCCATTACGCACGCTACCTCACCATCGCCGGTACACGCGCCACCTCTCCCTTACCAATGAACTTGCAGGGTCTGTGGAATGACGGAATAGCATGTCAGATGGGGTGGAGCTGCGACTACCATCTTGATATCAACACCCAGATGAACTTCTTTCCCGTGCTCCCCAGCGCGCTGCCAGATCTCATGCAGCCCCTCATCTCCTATCTCAATCAACTCGTCGCTGCCGGCAAAGATGCTGCCCGCGCCTGCTACGGCTGTGATGGCTGGGTTGCCCATGTCTTCAGTAACGTGTGGGGGTTCGCTGATCCGGGCTGGGAGATATCGTACGGCCTCAACGTGACGGGAGGGCTGTGGATGGCGACTCACCTCATAGAGATGTACGAATATACCCTGGATGAGACACTCTTGTCCGAAACTGTCTACCCGATCTTGAAAGGCGCGGCAGAGTTCTTCCTGGAGTACATGATCGAGGACCCGGAAACGGGTTGGCTACTCACGGGTCCGGCTGTCAGTCCCGAGAACAGCTTCTTCGTGGTCGGTAAAGAGGGTAACAAGGAAGAACATTCAGTCTGCCTCTCGCCGACCTTGGATGTCGAGCTTCTGCGCGACCTCTTTGACTTCTGTGTGCACGCCACGAAACGCCTCAACGCAGACTCCGCCTTCGCTCTCCGAGTCCAGACCGCGCGGGCAAAGCTGCCACCGTTCCAGATCGGCAAGCACGGGCAGCTACAAGAGTGGCTGCACGACTTCGAAGAGGCGCAGCCATATCACCGCCATCTCTCGCACACCATGGGGCTCTGCCGGCCGGCGCAGGTATCTAAGCGGCACACCCCGcgtctggccgaggcggTTAGCGCGACACTCGAGCGGAGGCAGGATCGCGACGATCTCGAGGACATCGAGTTCACAGCAGCCCTATTTGGTCTGAACTATGCGCGCCTGGgcgaggcggagaaggcAAATGCGCAGATCGGCCACCTGGTCGGTGAGCTAAGCTTTGACAACCTGCTCAGCTACAGCAAGCCTGGCGTCGCGGGCGCGGAGAATGACATCTTCGTCGTGGATGGGAATTTTGGTGGTGCAGCGGTTATTGCAGAGATGCTGGTGCGCTCGCTGATGCCAGAGTTAGGGGGTCCGGTGGAGGTCGACTTGCTTCCGGCACTGCCTAAGACGTGGTCGGAAGGGACGGTGAAAGGCATGCGGCTTAGAGGTAATCTGGAGCTTGACATGGAGTGGTCTGGTGGAAAGCTGGACAGTGCGAGTTTCAAGTCTTTCTCGCATGGGTCTATGACGGTGTACTACCGTGGGCGGTCCCTCGAGATACCATATAAGGTGAACGGCGTTATCGAGTTAGGGCCTAATCTGCAGGTTAATTAG
- a CDS encoding uncharacterized protein (ID:PFLUO_007700-T1.cds;~source:funannotate), whose protein sequence is MSSQSEMPTFSYAQAAKGLAPVPTKAAVAESDKVDSKSEDQSITPVTTDASSTTSEPSVPRDIEKETTDVANDTEFTTVTSKQSVAKAKAANSRTSSPSASTAANGTHRKKDDASNVPNGTPEATSSKKSQSDKQAEKSENGGAEGSKDTSEDSESSAPPKELKAAPIPTVNIWQQRKEAQDARTKATPPVPAAKAGSTKSATAEDSQQDSAKANPKKKADGASDGAKDRKKADGKSRDDGSAMPPVADATLWPTPQVALGEEKKKAQEKTDKSEQTNKSPVMRTHGKEKWTPVPYVPTAVFNTPLPSASGRRGGGPKASRGGREGGRGGSHAAGEKATAGQGAAGSAPKQTSGGERGRLESSTGRAASLPAQSRRSTSTDVVLTGGKASQPTDKSRGARGGEDANTATGKQVNGGENVSRPQREGKPFARNQASGDRNARGTHLAVDSQAAARANERRLENGSKSADFYRESGLDYNRERGDSRAERGGRGSNRGRGGYPAFGGQNAQFANAAAMPNNSFATPKAFGFNERQRSQQGLSNGTQQQGNRMPLRSPSLPTTPGMYGVFPFDVNAMYGYQPVNSGAMSPMPYQQQYMEPFSLMNMLSMQLEYYFSVDNMCKDMFLRRHMDGQGFVPLGVIASFKRVKSLTEDFELLRVVSRQLRSVEHQAGDDGVDRLRPRERWAQWILPVDQRDPSAQHEGAPPAKQIGKTDENVPFNYHADGVPNGYGGPRQFVPNGTASRGPKTSLSTAAPEFMPSGPPSAHNEIANVGTPMDPSFFQDCDSALSTPFDTLDDSFIDAFVSARGLDSHTDRPSSPPLGTTVDSTGLDAQDRPRRLASSIPDLTDIPSKNKSHPPSELRPDHQSKNARKSSVKGGQKFRKPQPRKAEEKASDMGPPYRSWARYLARSFDLQLYNDFRRLALDELLTRHADYGFTALLSFYQSCLLSQQSINEQVVQDMAHLARSDGTGRIAEPMLSTVLVAINSDRMTPGNRSLTGYYFNVQLGYGDWQK, encoded by the exons ATGAGTTCCCAATCCGAGATGCCTACATTTTCATACGCCCAAGCCGCCAAGGGCCTTGCTCCAGTACCGACCAAGGCGGCAGTCGCGGAGTCGGACAAGGTCGACTCTAAATCCGAGGATCAGAGCATTACTCCTGTGACTACGGATGCTTCGTCTACGACTTCGGAACCTTCAGTACCACGAGATATTGAGAAGGAGACGACAGATGTTGCCAACGATACTGAGTTCACGACAGTCACCAGCAAGCAGTCTGTGGCTAAGGCTAAAGCAGCCAACTCCAGGACATCGTCTCCAAGCGCGAGCACCGCCGCAAATGGAACACATCGGAAGAAGGACGATGCCTCGAATGTCCCCAACGGCACTCCAGAAGCTACGTCCAGCAAGAAATCTCAATCCGATAAACAGGCAGAGAAGTCGGAGAACGGAGGAGCAGAGGGCTCCAAAGACACATCTGAGGATTCCGAGAGCAGCGCACCTCCAAAGGAACTCAAGGCTGCTCCCATCCCTACAGTGAACATCTGGCAGCAGAGGAAGGAGGCCCAAGATGCCAGGACCAAGGCCACGCCGCCTGTCCCTGCTGCAAAGGCTGGTTCCACGAAGTCTGCTACTGCAGAGGATAGCCAGCAAGATTCGGCCAAGGCTaacccgaagaagaaagctgATGGTGCGTCAGATGGCGCCAAGGACCGGAAAAAGGCAGATGGCAAATCGCGCGATGATGGATCTGCGATGCCTCCGGTAGCAGACGCTACATTATGGCCCACCCCACAGGTCGCGCTCggcgaagagaagaagaaggcccaaGAGAAGACCGACAAGTCTGAGCAGACCAACAAAAGCCCTGTGATGCGGACGCATGGCAAGGAGAAGTGGACTCCTGTCCCATACGTGCCTACCGCTGTTTTCAATACTCCTCTTCCCTCAGCTTCTGGTCGCAGAGGAGGAGGCCCTAAAGCTTCTCGAGGTGGACGAGAAGGTGGTCGCGGTGGGTCTCACGCCGCTGGCGAGAAGGCCACCGCTGGACAAGGCGCTGCAGGGTCCGCGCCGAAGCAGACTTCTGGCGGAGAGCGAGGGAGACTCGAGTCCTCCACTGGTCGCGCAGCATCCCTTCCTGCACAGTCGCGTCGATCCACGAGCACCGATGTTGTTCTGACAGGAGGCAAGGCCTCACAGCCCACGGATAAGAGTCGTGGAGCCCGTGGTGGAGAGGATGCAAACACTGCAACCGGCAAGCAAGTAAATGGCGGCGAGAACGTGTCGCGCCCCCAGCGCGAAGGCAAGCCTTTCGCACGAAACCAGGCAAGCGGCGACCGCAACGCGAGAGGCACCCACCTGGCTGTGGACTCTCAGGCTGCGGCTCGCGCCAATGAACGCCGCCTCGAAAACGGCTCCAAGTCGGCCGACTTCTACCGGGAATCTGGGCTCGACTACAACCGAGAACGTGGCGACTCCCGCGCTGAGCGCGGGGGTCGTGGCTCCAACCGTGGTCGTGGCGGCTATCCAGCCTTTGGTGGCCAGAACGCTCAGTTTGCTAATGCGGCGGCCATGCCCAACAATTCCTTTGCTACACCCAAGGCTTTTGGCTTCAACGAGCGCCAGCGATCACAACAGGGTCTTTCCAATGGCACACAACAACAGGGCAACCGGATGCCCTTGCGATCACCGTCGCTGCCGACCACCCCAGGCATGTACGGTGTTTTCCCCTTCGATGTCAACGCCATGTACGGCTATCAACCGGTGAACTCGGGGGCAATGAGTCCCATGCCCTATCAGCAGCAGTACATGGAGCCCTTCTCGCTCATGAATATGCTCTCGATGCAACTGGAGTATTACTTCTCAGTTGACAACATGTGCAAGGACATGTTCCTTCGCCGACACATGGATGGCCAGGGCTTTGTTCCGTTGGGTGTGATTGCCAGCTTTAAGCGGGTCAAGTCTCTAACCGAGGACTTTGAACTTCTTCGAGTCGTCTCCCGCCAACTCCGAAGTGTTGAGCACCAGGCCGGTGACGATGGTGTTGACCGGTTACGCCCGAGAGAGAGGTGGGCCCAGTGGATTCTTCCTGTTGACCAGCGTGATCCCTCCGCCCAGCATGAAGGCGCGCCGCCTGCGAAGCAAATCGGAAAGACCGATGAGAATGTCCCATTCAACTACCATGCCGACGGCGTTCCCAACGGCTATGGAGGCCCGCGCCAATTCGTTCCCAACGGCACCGCCTCCCGAGGTCCCAAGACCTCCCTGTCTACCGCGGCCCCGGAGTTCATGCCGTCAGGGCCACCCTCCGCCCACAATGAAATTGCCAATGTAGGAACCCCCATGGATCCGTCTTTCTTTCAAGATTGCGACTCTGCCCTGTCAACCCCTTTTGATACCCTGGACGACTCATTTATTGACGCTTTTGTTTCAGCGCGCGGACTAGACTCGCATACAGACCgcccttcctcgcctccccTCGGAACGACGGTAGACTCGACAGG TTTGGATGCGCAAGACAGGCCTCGGCGACTTGCTAGTTCTATCCCTGACTTGACTGACATACCCTCGAAAAACAAATCACACCCGCCGTCCGAGTTGAGGCCGGACCACCAGTCTAAGAATGCTCGCAAATCTTCCGTCAAGGGGGGTCAGAAATTCCGGAAACCTCAGCCACggaaggccgaggagaaagCTTCTGACATGGGTCCTCCCTACCGTTCCTGGGCACGATATCTGGCACGAAGTTTCGATTTGCAATTGTACAATGATTTTAGGCGTTTAGCCCTTGATGAACTTCTCACACGACACGCTGACTACGGGTTTACCGCCCTTTTGTCCTTCTACCAATCCTGTCTCCTGAGCCAGCAGTCAATCAATGAGCAAGTGGTCCAGGATATGGCTCACCTGGCCCGAAGTGACGGCACTGGCCGGATTGCAGAGCCTATGCTGTCGACTGTGCTTGTGGCCATCAACAGTGATCGAATGACTCCAGGGAATCGCAGCCTGACTGGCTACTACTTCAATGTCCAGTTGGGCTACGGGGACTGGCAAAAGTGA
- a CDS encoding uncharacterized protein (ID:PFLUO_007698-T1.cds;~source:funannotate), translating to MHIIKPVWLTHGGERKDFEVYSCDVSPDGKRLVTAAGDGYVRIWSTEAIYNTGNADFASKPKQLASMSNHSGTIHTVRFSPNGKYLASGADDKIVCVYMLDSNPPTHSTFGTDEAPPVENWRTIRRLIGHDNDVQDLGWSYDSSILVSVGLDSKVVVWSGHTFEKLKTISVHQSHVKGITFDPANKYFATASDDRTVRIFRFTSPAPNSTAHDQMNNFVLEHTISTPFSNSPLTAYFRRCSWSPDGMHIAAANAVNGPVSSVAIINRGSWDGDINLIGHEAPVEVCSFSPRLYLTEPPKKNQVDSQGHSTQPHITVIACAGGDKSLSIWITSNARPMVVAQELAAKSLSDLAWSPDGSCLFATALDGTILAVRFEEGELGYATEFEENERSLSKFGTNRKGAGITETTDGLLLEEKSKAGEIKDVEGRMGALMGDGPAAAEPKVNGGVSNGGTPARGPSPTPDAAKTQANGAASTPGTESEKPKPDPHQAKLEKLKQRPTFTKEGKKRIAPLLVSSSGAGESSLPQARLMASVASQVKADTPTSLVDLSKPFDGLPKGGLTALLLGNKRKLAQIEGEEGENQVEKRIALTSQNGATPILANTPDGLLPAQQQPGATGQQPTPEFIRPAVTNPCMSVSQLRLAVPKIRSHILRALDANGKPTEPPVPAGDTSSKSRVDVVFEARNPSPASLTGRAVDREPVRLTLSRGEQPLWQDFLPRTVLLVTGNQTFWAAACEDGSIYLWTPAGRRLVSALVLEAQPVMLESNGPWILCISAVGMCYVWNVKHLSSPHPPVSLQPVLDAAIHTLGAHPTAAPALTDARINSEGRIVVSLSNGEGYSYSPSMYSWQRISETWWAAGSQYWNTTDTPVSNLKSTDASQDTKDAKAAVSAGIIPFLERNTTNETLLRGRAYFLQRLIKVLLSREGYETFEASVSIAHLENRLAAALSLGAKEEFRLYLSMYAKRIGAEGLKLKVEELLKGLMGGLFEDEDPNAVVSRLQANEREGRSWREGSEDLCGWPREVLLKEVILALGKHRDLQRVTVPYAKLLDLVDSTEQGDVMDL from the exons ATGCATATCATCAAGCCAGTTTGGCTTACACACGGAG GTGAACGGAAGGATTTCGAGGTTTACAGTTGTGATGTTTCGCCAGATGGGAAGAGACTGGtcacagcagcaggag ATGGCTACGTACGCATCTGGTCCACCGAGGCCATCTACAATACGGGCAATGCGGACTTCGCCAGCAAGCCGAAGCAACTTGCGTCTATGAGCAACCACTCCGGCACCATTCACACGGTGCGCTTCTCCCCGAATGGGAAATATCTCGCATCGGGGGCGGATGATAAGATTGTCTGTGTCTACATGCTGGATTCTAATCCACCAACACACTCGACATTCG GCACGGATGAAGCACCGCCGGTCGAGAACTGGCGCACGATTAGGCGATTGATTGGCCACGACAATGACGTTCAGGATCTGGGATGGTCATACGACTCATCAATATTGGTGTCCGTTGGGCTCGATTCaaaggtggtggtgtggtcCGGGCATACAtttgagaagctcaagacGATATCAGTCCACCAGAGTCACGTCAAGGGTATCACCTTTGATCCTGCAAATAAGTACTTTGCCACGGCAAGCGACGACCGAACAGTCCGCATCTTTCGATTCACCTCGCCTGCGCCCAACTCGACCGCGCACGACCAGATGAATAACTTTGTTCTGGAGCACACCATTTCCACTCCGTTCTCCAATTCTCCTCTCACTGCCTACTTCCGTCGATGCTCGTGGTCGCCTGATGGGATGCACATCGCTGCTGCGAACGCAGTCAACGGGCCTGTCAGTTCGGTCGCCATTATCAACCGCGGTTCTTGGGATGGCGATATCAACCTCATTGGCCATGAAGCGCCGGTTGAAGTCTGCTCGTTCTCTCCGCGGCTTTATCTCACTGAGCCACCCAAGAAAAACCAGGTCGATAGTCAGGGACATTCGACACAACCTCATATCACCGTCATTGCATGTGCCGGTGGGGACAAGTCGTTGAGTATTTGGATTACAAGCAATGCTCGCCCGATGGTGGTGGCACAGGAACTGGCCGCCAAGTCCCTCTCTGATCTGGCCTGGAGCCCGGATGGGTCATGTCTCTTCGCCACTGCACTGGACGGCACGATTTTGGCCGTCCGCTTCGAAGAAGGCGAGCTGGGGTATGCCACGGAGTttgaagaaaatgaaagGTCCCTGTCCAAGTTTGGAACAAACCGAAAAGGAGCTGGTATCACGGAAACGACAGATGGGTTACTCCTAGAGGAGAAAAGCAAGGCCGGCGAGATCAAGGACGTAGAGGGACGAATGGGAGCACTGATGGGTGACGGCCCTGCCGCGGCAGAACCCAAGGTCAACGGAGGCGTGTCGAACGGCGGGACTCCTGCTCGAGGCCCTTCGCCTACACCCGACGCTGCGAAGACGCAGGCAAACGGGGCAGCATCGACTCCTGGCACTGAGTCCGAGAAACCGAAACCCGATCCCCACCaggccaagctggagaaACTCAAACAACGTCCGACATTCACCAAAGAAGGCAAGAAGCGCATTGCACCCCTGTTGGTCTCAAGCTCAGGAGCTGGCGAGTCATCTCTGCCTCAGGCTCGTCTGATGGCCTCGGTTGCCAGTCAGGTCAAAGCCGACACTCCGACATCTCTCGTCGATCTTTCAAAGCCCTTTGATGGTCTTCCCAAGGGCGGATTGACGGCATTGCTTCTTGGAAACAAGCGCAAGCTGGCTCAAAttgaaggcgaggaaggagaaaatcAAGTAGAGAAACGGATCGCCCTGACCAGCCAGAACGGCGCCACTCCGATCCTTGCCAACACTCCCGATGGCCTCCTTCCGGCCCAACAACAACCTGGCGCGACAGGGCAACAGCCTACTCCGGAATTCATTCGCCCTGCCGTGACCAATCCATGCATGTCCGTTAGCCAGCTTCGGCTGGCGGTCCCCAAGATTCGCAGTCATATCCTGCGTGCACTTGACGCTAACGGCAAACCGACCGAACCGCCCGTTCCCGCCGGGGACACGAGTAGCAAGTCAAGAGTTGACGTGGTGTTCGAAGCTCGGAACCCCTCGCCAGCGAGTCTGACTGGCCGAGCAGTGGACCGAGAGCCGGTGCGTCTTACGCTTTCCCGTGGGGAGCAGCCACTGTGGCAGGACTTTCTGCCCCGAACCGTGCTTCTTGTGACCGGGAATCAGACGTTTTGGGCAGCTGCATGCGAGGATGGATCAATTTATCTCTGGACCCCCGCTGGTCGTCGCCTGGTGAGTGCCTTGGTCTTGGAGGCCCAGCCTGTAATGCTGGAGAGCAACGGTCCGTGGATTCTGTGCATCTCCGCAGTGGGAATGTGCTATGTCTGGAACGTGAAACATCTATCATCCCCGCACCCCCCGGTCTCCTTGCAGCCCGTCCTGGACGCTGCCATACACACACTCGGCGCCCATCCCACCGCCGCGCCGGCTTTGACCGATGCGCGCATCAACTCCGAGGGCCGCATCGTCGTTTCCTTGTCGAACGGCGAGGGCTACTCCTACTCCCCATCCATGTACTCGTGGCAGCGAATCTCCGAAACCTGGTGGGCCGCCGGCAGCCAGTACTGGAACACAACAGACACGCCGGTCAGCAACCTGAAGTCCACGGACGCGTCGCAAGATACCAAAGACGCCAAGGCGGCCGTCTCGGCCGGCATCATCCCCTTCCTGGAGCGCAACACCACGAACGAGACCCTGCTCCGCGGCCGGGCATACTTCCTCCAACGACTCATTAAAGTCTTGCTCTCGCGCGAGGGCTATGAGACCTTCGAAGCGAGTGTCTCCATTGCACATCTTGAGAACCGCCTCGCTGCAGCCCTGTCTCTGGGCGCTAAGGAGGAGTTCCGCTTATACCTATCGATGTATGCGAAGCGCATTGGTGCTGAAGGGCTAAAATTgaaggtggaggagctcTTAAAGGGTCTAATGGGTGGCTTGTTCGAGGACGAAGATCCCAACGCCGTTGTCTCCAGACTTCAAGCCAATGAGCGCGAGGGCCGCAGTTGGCGCGAGGGATCGGAGGACTTGTGCGGTTGGCCGAGAGAGGTGTTGTTGAAGGAAGTCATCCTTGCACTCG GAAAACACCGCGACCTCCAGCGTGTGACTGTCCCCTACGCTAAGCTACTAGACCTAGTCGACAGCACAGAGCAGGGTGATGTCATGGACCTTTAA
- a CDS encoding uncharacterized protein (ID:PFLUO_007699-T1.cds;~source:funannotate), protein MESASRQAPRLLRATRVSSLPHQHRLPRSTTTSAAGLARTQRRAVSNSSRNLAPESLFSNFAAAGASSGQQPGPTTYFTNRTSLPANTVIRFVPQQTAWIVERMGKFHRILEPGLAILVPFLDRIAYVRSLKESAIEIPSQNAITADNVTLELDGVLYTRVFDAYKASYGVEDAEYAISQLAQTTMRSEIGQLTLDHVLKERATLNTNITQAINEAAQDWGVVCLRYEIRDIHAPEGVVAAMHRQVTAERSKRAEILDSEGQRQSAINIAEGRKQSVILASEALRAEQINRASGEAEAIQLKANATARGIEAVARSIEEGRENAHSAVSLSVAEKYVDAFSNLAREGTAVVVPGNVGDLGGMIANAMAVYGKVSETQAKNMAAKAIGVPEPEQHTRTSRKPDEFEDSGSEATLNEEPQSQDGVAQHVLDGFDAASQRKR, encoded by the exons ATGGAGAGTGCATCCCGACAGGCCCCGAGGCTACTACGGGCCACTCGTGTCTCCAGCCTGCCTCATCAGCACCGCCTGCCACGGTCCACCACAACCAGTGCAGCTGGCCTGGCCCGAACCCAACGAAGAGCTGTGTCGAATTCTTCTCGGAATCTCGCTCCCGAGTCACTCTTCAGCAACTTCGCGGCCGCTGGCGCGAGCAGCGGCCAGCAACCGGGGCCCACCACCTACTTCACAAACCGAACCTCGCTCCCCGCGAACACCGTCATCCGATTCGTTCCTCAGCAGACAGCATGGATTGTCGAGCGCATGGGAAAGTTCCACCGGATTTTGGAGCCCGGTCTGGCGATTCTGGTTCCATTCCTTGACCGCATCGCCTATGTGAGGAGCTTGAAGGAGTCGGCCATCGAGATCCCCAGCCAGAATGCAATTACGGCGGACAATGTGACGCTCGAGCTGGACGGAGTGCTATATACGCGTGTCTTTGATGCGTACAAAGCGAG CTACGGTGTCGAAGATGCAGAATACGCCATCTCCCAGTTGGCGCAGACGACCATGCGATCGGAGATCGGCCAGTTGACTCTCGACCACGTTTTGAAGGAGCGCGCAAccctcaacaccaacatcacACAGGCGATCAACGAGGCTGCCCAGGACTGGGGTGTTGTCTGCCTGCGCTACGAGATCCGGGATATCCACGCCCCGGAAGGAGTTGTCGCGGCCATGCACCGTCAAGTGACCGCCGAGCGGTCGAAGCGCGCCGAGATTCTGGACTCTGAGGGTCAGCGCCAGAGCGCCATCAACATTGCCGAGGGTCGCAAGCAGTCAGTGATCTTGGCCTCGGAGGCCCTGCGTGCGGAGCAGATCAACCGGGCCTCAGGTGAGGCTGAGGCGATTCAGCTCAAGGCTAACGCCACCGCTCGAGGCATTGAGGCCGTCGCTCGGTCGATCGAGGAGGGCAGGGAGAATGCCCACAGTGCCGTCAGCCTGAGTGTCGCCGAGAAGTACGTCGATGCCTTCTCCAATCTGGCGCGCGAGGGCACCGCCGTGGTCGTGCCAGGCAATGTCGGCGATCTGGGCGGCATGATTGCCAACGCCATGGCTGTCTACGGCAAGGTCAGCGAGACCCAGGCCAAAAACATGGCCGCGAAGGCCATCGGCGTGCCGGAGCCTGAACAACACACCCGCACGAGCAGGAAACCGGACGAGTTTGAGGACTCCGGCAGCGAAGCCACGCTGAACGAGGAGCCTCAGTCACAGGACGGTGTCGCGCAACATGTGCTGGACGGATTCGACGCAGCCAGCCAACGCAAGCGGTGA